From the Panthera leo isolate Ple1 chromosome C1, P.leo_Ple1_pat1.1, whole genome shotgun sequence genome, one window contains:
- the LOC122228489 gene encoding G-protein coupled receptor 35-like: MNGTCHSSELTWPYWVKNVVDAYVGLLLALGLLLNGLALWVFCCRVRRWTETHVYMANLAVADLCLLCALPFFLRSLKQGAEDTLFCQLSQGVYLANRYMSISLVTAIAVDRYVALRHPLRAPALRSPRQAVAVCAALWALVTGSLVLRWALGVREGGFCFLSVSRQSSNTTAFSLLGFYLPLAVLLFCSLQVVAALGQGPAAHTDQAEATRRATRMVWANLVVFVACFLPLHVVLAVRMAAGHGAPTPALCYALYVTSKLSDANCCLDAICYYFMAKEFQEEASALASMPTAKAHRSRDSFSVTLA; the protein is encoded by the coding sequence ATGAACGGTACCTGTCACTCCAGTGAGCTCACCTGGCCCTACTGGGTCAAGAACGTCGTGGACGCCTACGTGGGCCTGCTGCTGGCGCTGGGGCTGCTGCTCAACGGCCTGGCGCTGTGGGTGTTCTGCTGCCGCGTGCGGCGGTGGACGGAGACGCACGTCTACATGGCCAACCTGGCCGTGGCCGACCTCTGCCTGCTCTGCGCCCTGCCCTTCTTCCTGCGTTCCCTGAAGCAGGGAGCCGAGGACACGCTGTTCTGCCAGCTCTCCCAGGGCGTCTACCTGGCGAACAGGTACATGAGCATCAGCCTGGTGACGGCCATCGCCGTGGACCGCTACGTGGCCCTGCGGCACCCGCTGCGCGCCCCCGCCCTCCGCTCCCCGCGGCAGGCCGTGGCCGTGTGCGCGGCGCTCTGGGCGCTGGTGACGGGCTCGCTGGTGCTCCGGTGGGCCCTGGGGGTGCGGGAGGGCGGCTTCTGCTTCCTGAGCGTCTCCCGGCAGAGCTCCAACACCACGGCCTTCTCCCTGCTGGGCTTCTACCTGCCGCTGGCCGTGCTGCTCTTCTGCTCCCTGCAGGTGGTCGCTGCCCTGGGCCAGGGGCCGGCCGCCCACACGGACCAGGCAGAGGCCACCCGGAGGGCCACCCGCATGGTCTGGGCGAACCTGGTCGTGTTCGTGGCCTGCTTCCTGCCCTTACACGTGGTGCTGGCGGTGCGCATGGCCGCGGGCCacggcgcccccacccccgccctctgCTACGCCCTCTACGTCACCAGCAAGCTCTCGGATGCCAACTGCTGCCTGGACGCCATCTGCTACTACTTCATGGCCAAGGAGTTCCAGGAGGAGGCGTCGGCACTGGCCTCCATGCCCACCGCCAAGGCCCACAGGAGCCGGGACTCTTTCTCTGTGACCCTGGCCTAG
- the LOC122226886 gene encoding G-protein coupled receptor 35-like isoform X2: MGEAGAPAAVPGNGTGSEGCSTERSILSQAATSVSIYVILALGLPLNGLGLWVFWCRLRRWTETRVYMANLVAADCLLLLSLPGVLHTLGQAAGAQEGVVCRVVQSFYYINTYMSICLITAIATDRYAALRFPLRSRAWRSPRQAALTCLALWLLVFGAVALPASWLRAGESFCFGRGRTRGPRTLAFSLLLFLLPLLVLSFCSWQVLRHLTRKRARSPPQDAAHILRALHVVAANLATFLLCFLPLHVALLAMLVARWTDAACPTLQAVAAFVQVTSRIANANCCLDAVSYYFVAKEFQEEVGAVLSTSRPFRGRMQSAPTRDYPDWAVQAWTDEDNSSGEAPRMALQHVPRGAPGPPEVTLPPSAACARSSLTAHV; encoded by the exons ATGG GTGAAGCTGGGGCACCCGCCGCCGTCCCCGGGAACGGGACCGGCTCTGAGGGCTGCAGCACGGAGAGGAGCATCCTGTCCCAGGCGGCCACCAGCGTCTCCATCTATGTCATCTTGGCGCTGGGGCTGCCGCTCAACGGCCTGGGGCTCTGGGTGTTCTGGTGCCGCCTGCGCAGGTGGACCGAGACCCGCGTCTACATGGCCAACCTGGTGGCGGCCGACTGCCTGCTGCTGCTGAGCCTGCCGGGAGTGCTGCACACGCTGGGCCAGGCGGCGGGGGCCCAGGAGGGCGTCGTGTGCAGGGTCGTGCAGAGCTTCTACTACATCAACACCTACATGAGCATATGCCTCATCACGGCCATCGCCACCGACCGCTACGCCGCCCTGCGCTTTCCGCTGCGGTCTCGCGCCTGGCGCAGCCCCCGCCAGGCCGCCCTCACCTGCCTGGCCCTCTGGCTGCTGGTGTTCGGGGCCGTGGCCCTGCCGGCGTCCTGGCTGCGCGCGGGGGAGAGCTTCTGCTTCGGCCGGGGCCGCACCCGGGGCCCCAGGACCCTGGCCTTCTCCctgctgctcttcctcctcccgcTGCTGGTCCTCAGCTTCTGCTCCTGGCAGGTGCTCCGGCACCTGACCCGCAAGCGTGCGCGGTCCCCGCCCCAGGACGCCGCCCACATCCTCAGAGCCCTGCACGTGGTGGCGGCCAACTTGGCCACCTTCCTGCTCTGTTTCCTCCCCCTGCACGTGGCCTTGCTGGCCATGCTGGTGGCCCGGTGGACAGACGCGGCCTGCCCCACTCTCCAGGCGGTGGCTGCCTTCGTGCAGGTGACCTCCCGCATTGCCAACGCCAACTGCTGCCTGGACGCCGTCAGCTACTATTTTGTGGCCAAAGAGttccaggaggaggtgggggccgtCCTCAGCACGTCCCGGCCTTTCCGGGGACGGATGCAGAGCGCTCCTACACGTGACTACCCTGACTGGGCCGTCCAGGCGTGGACGGATGAGGACAACAGCTCGGGAGAGGCCCCACGCATGGCCCTGCAGCACGTGCCGCGGGGAGCCCCGGGCCCCCCCGAGGTGACTCTTCCCCCCTCCGCGGCGTGCGCCAGAAGTAGCCTCACTGCGCACGTGTGA
- the LOC122226886 gene encoding G-protein coupled receptor 35-like isoform X1 has protein sequence MAFPSLPAGEAGAPAAVPGNGTGSEGCSTERSILSQAATSVSIYVILALGLPLNGLGLWVFWCRLRRWTETRVYMANLVAADCLLLLSLPGVLHTLGQAAGAQEGVVCRVVQSFYYINTYMSICLITAIATDRYAALRFPLRSRAWRSPRQAALTCLALWLLVFGAVALPASWLRAGESFCFGRGRTRGPRTLAFSLLLFLLPLLVLSFCSWQVLRHLTRKRARSPPQDAAHILRALHVVAANLATFLLCFLPLHVALLAMLVARWTDAACPTLQAVAAFVQVTSRIANANCCLDAVSYYFVAKEFQEEVGAVLSTSRPFRGRMQSAPTRDYPDWAVQAWTDEDNSSGEAPRMALQHVPRGAPGPPEVTLPPSAACARSSLTAHV, from the exons ATGG CCTTTCCCTCCCTGCCCGCAGGTGAAGCTGGGGCACCCGCCGCCGTCCCCGGGAACGGGACCGGCTCTGAGGGCTGCAGCACGGAGAGGAGCATCCTGTCCCAGGCGGCCACCAGCGTCTCCATCTATGTCATCTTGGCGCTGGGGCTGCCGCTCAACGGCCTGGGGCTCTGGGTGTTCTGGTGCCGCCTGCGCAGGTGGACCGAGACCCGCGTCTACATGGCCAACCTGGTGGCGGCCGACTGCCTGCTGCTGCTGAGCCTGCCGGGAGTGCTGCACACGCTGGGCCAGGCGGCGGGGGCCCAGGAGGGCGTCGTGTGCAGGGTCGTGCAGAGCTTCTACTACATCAACACCTACATGAGCATATGCCTCATCACGGCCATCGCCACCGACCGCTACGCCGCCCTGCGCTTTCCGCTGCGGTCTCGCGCCTGGCGCAGCCCCCGCCAGGCCGCCCTCACCTGCCTGGCCCTCTGGCTGCTGGTGTTCGGGGCCGTGGCCCTGCCGGCGTCCTGGCTGCGCGCGGGGGAGAGCTTCTGCTTCGGCCGGGGCCGCACCCGGGGCCCCAGGACCCTGGCCTTCTCCctgctgctcttcctcctcccgcTGCTGGTCCTCAGCTTCTGCTCCTGGCAGGTGCTCCGGCACCTGACCCGCAAGCGTGCGCGGTCCCCGCCCCAGGACGCCGCCCACATCCTCAGAGCCCTGCACGTGGTGGCGGCCAACTTGGCCACCTTCCTGCTCTGTTTCCTCCCCCTGCACGTGGCCTTGCTGGCCATGCTGGTGGCCCGGTGGACAGACGCGGCCTGCCCCACTCTCCAGGCGGTGGCTGCCTTCGTGCAGGTGACCTCCCGCATTGCCAACGCCAACTGCTGCCTGGACGCCGTCAGCTACTATTTTGTGGCCAAAGAGttccaggaggaggtgggggccgtCCTCAGCACGTCCCGGCCTTTCCGGGGACGGATGCAGAGCGCTCCTACACGTGACTACCCTGACTGGGCCGTCCAGGCGTGGACGGATGAGGACAACAGCTCGGGAGAGGCCCCACGCATGGCCCTGCAGCACGTGCCGCGGGGAGCCCCGGGCCCCCCCGAGGTGACTCTTCCCCCCTCCGCGGCGTGCGCCAGAAGTAGCCTCACTGCGCACGTGTGA